The genomic interval GGAactataattaatatgatatgattccaaCAATAACAATGAAATCCTGGGTAGAGGGAAGCGTCACAAACAAAGTTTTGTTAGCTTAAGAATAATTGTCACAAAAATTGTTGAATTTTGTATAAGATCGCAAGATGGATGGAAGATTTATGAGAGAGattattatttctattaaaTTGTCAAAACATTAATCCTCATTATGAATTCCAACAatgtataaatacaaatttagttaTAGGTTTTGTCTTATttgtaagtaaataaaataaaaatacaatccCAATAAAGGATCATTTGTCCCAGCGCTACTCACATTGTACTTACTTGAAAAAATCAAACTTGTAGGCACTTTCATTGTCATTGTTTTTTCTAgcacttggaaaggtccatcccctctaGTTTGGAGTTTGAATTTTCTTTGTTGAGGGAACCTTTCTCTCCTCATCATGTGTACCCAAACCCAATCTCCATGATCAAATATCactttattttttcctttattGCCATGTTTAGAATAaccttcaactttttttttttttaatttgtgcaTTAACTTGTTCGTGTAGCTTTCTCACATAGACAACCTTAGTTTGTGCATCTTTATGCTTTAAAACATAAATGTTAGCATAGGTAAATAGTCCAATGGAGTTAAAGGATTTAATCCATACACAATTTCAAATGGAGAACAATTTGTTGTGCAATGAACAACCttattgtaagcaaactcaatatgaggtAAACATAATTTTCaagctttcatttttttttcttcaaaatagttATAAGTAAGGTACCAAAAGTTTTATTCACTACTTCTGTTTGTTCATTTGTTTATGGATGTCAAGTAGTCGAAAACAAAATATTGATACCTAACTTACCTCATAATgtcctccaaaagtgacttagaAATTTTGTATCCCTATCACTCACAGTATTTATTGGTAGTCCATGAAGTCTTGGTAGCTCCCTAAAAAACTAGTCAGCTACATGACAAATATCATCAGTTTTCTAAATACAAACCCTGTATTCTAACTTTGTATTTCGGATTTTACAATTCAAAAAATCACTTCTAAATTATAAATTCCagaatacaaatttagaaaagtatttttagaattacaataataataaagtgCTGGAAAAAACTATGGAAGTACATGAAGCAACATGTGGTACTGGTCCAATTTTGCGAAGGAAAATTTACTAAATTTCCAACTATGGCGAGTCCAAGGGTTGTGGAGTTTCTCAAATATTATAGTAAGTCTTTGCACTAATTGGTTCTATGTAATTTCTTCAATGCTGCAACAAGAAAAGAATTGTTTGGTGCTATGCATTTGGTTATACCTAGGGTGACATTAAGATATTGTACAATATTTTCAAAATGCATCACAATAAGAATCCATTTCCGTAACAGATACACGCTAACACAATGCTTTCCTTGTTGCACCAAATAACtcttataatgattttttaataacacttataataatcaataataaatgaAACATACCAATTCAAAACAATAAGATTAGATTCTCCTTAAATATACAATTAATCACATATTAAAAGCTTTATAACTTTTTACTTACATAactactaaaaataatttaataccATTTGGTTACTTTTCATCACTAACCATGATTacctttaatatttttaacctTCGATTAACCATACATAAAACTAATTAACCTTGGATTAAGAATCCAAGACAAAGTCCTCAAAACAAAATCAGTTTTCCTTGCTACAATTGAGGCATGCAAGTAGTTTCGAAAATGCAACTCACTCATTAATGTTTCTGAATTATTAAATTCAGAAACAAAATCTGGAAAATATAATTTAGGAAtcactttttataatttttggtcacgagaaaagaaaaaactcgTAATTTCTATCCATATcagttttataaaaatagacaaattattataatatgtgAGTAGTTCAACTGCTTGAATGATTTAttctaaacaaataaaatatgtatgtaagttatataatttaattactttGGACGAATGCAATATACATTGATTTTTGATTACTTAAGTCaaataaaagacaaagaaaACATCAAGTCGTTGTAGTATAGTGGTAAGTATTCCCGCCTGTCACGCGGGTGACCCGGGTTCGATCCCCGGCAACGGcgagtttttaatttttttcaggTTTAAGTAGTTTTGACCCGACCCGGAATTCGAAATAACAGTTAACCCGACCCGGGTTCCATCCTTCCaagcatttatttatttttttgtctttcagGGTTCCGTAATTAACGTACCAgattaaaactaaattattattaattatatgttattaattgtaatttaaGTAAGTAATACTGAAAGCATAGCGGAAGAAGGAAGCTGAGAATATTTGAGTTTTtgaatgttttgatttgaacaAAATCGATCACTCTCTTCTCTCATTCTTCAATGGCTACGCTTTCTGCATGCTCTTCTCCTCCATGGCCAGACCCTAATCCCACCACCTCCCCCAATTCAGACCCAAACCCTAATTTCCTCCCCGACCAGTCCCAAACACTCGACTTCGAATCCCTCATGCCTCCGCAACCGAAATCGCCACCGCAATACCGCTCCCCCGCCGCATCGCCGCCGGGATTATCCCCGGAGACGCCCCCGTCGGTACTCCACGTCGCCTTCAACCAGGACCAGGCTTGCTTCTCCGCCGCCACCGACAACGGTTTCCGCATCTATAATTGCAACCCCTTCAGCGAACAATTCCGCCGCGAGTTCGACGGCGGCGGAATCGGACACGTCGAGATGCTCTTCCGCTGCAACATCATCGCCCTTGTCGGGGGCGGACCCCATCCCAAGTACTCGCCCAACAAGGTCATGATCTGGGATGACCACGAGGGCTGCTGCATCGGTGACCTATCACCCCGAGCCGCCGTCCGCAGTGTTCGGCTGCGCCGCGATCGGATTATCGTTGTCATCGAGCAGAAGATTTTGGTCTACAACTTCCAGGACCTCAGTCTCTTGCACCAGATTGAGACCTATCCCAACCCTAAGGGTCTCTGCGCGGTTTCGCAATTGTCTGATTCGCTCGTTCTCGCGTGCCCTGGGTTGCAGAAGGGTCAGATTCGTGTTGAGCATTACGCACAGAAGAAGACAAAGTTCATATCTGCTCATGATTCCAGAATTGCTTGTTTCGCTCTTACGCTTGATGGGCAGTTCATTGCTACCGCCAGCACCAAGGGCACGCTGATTCGAATTTTCGACACTGTTCAGGGCACGCTTCTTCAGGAAGTATGTGGTGTTTTGTTGGTTTTCTCCTTTCTCAATTGTATTTGTTTTGATTACTCGTTCAGTCTTTAAACCTGTACAATCTTTATGATTAAACCTCTTCACTTCATCAACGAGCCATACTGTGGTCCCTACAACGAGTAATTTCTAAAACGGTGCTGGTATAGAATCAAGTGAGTGATTAAATCGGGATATTTTAATGTTGGTGTCTGGTTTGGAATTGGGTTACTGTgtgtaatttataattttttgcaTGGGTTGGTGAAGTTATAAGGTTAGGTAGTAAATGTCtatattagtttattttctcTGTTTTCATGCTTTAGTGGACTGTGTGATAATTTCAAACATTTTGGTTCTCTTgttagttttaaatattttgggtGTCACTTTTAGGTGAGAAGGGGTGCAAATGTTGCTGAGATCTATAGTTTGGCATTCTCTTCTACTGCTCGGTGGCTAGCAGTCTCAAGTGACAAGGGCACTGTCCATGTTTTCAGCCTTAAGGTTAATTCTAGCATCCCCGAGCAAGAAAAGCCTCAAAATTCATCCAATTCAGATGCTGCCATTACCCCATCTAACTCATCACGCTCCTTCACTAAATTTAAAGGTGAATTCTTTTATGAGagtatttcttttcattttttatcttaTATGTTGTAGTTGTGAAATTAGTTATTTTCcttctaaaatgatttttacTATTTAATGGGGGTGACGGTTGAATCGCTAACATTATTAATGGTTAGGTTTTTCAAACAAGATATTAATGGATGATAGAGCCTCATGATTGGTGTCAGATTTCATGATTGATTGTATGCTTGCTTTTCTAGTGCTGTGGTGAAATTGATTTCATTTTATGCAATACTTGaaaatttaagtaaaatttaccgaaaatgttttagaaataaattaattcCAGTGAACATTTGTAATAAtggtaaaagtaaaataacTATATTTACATGCAATTGTGCCAGCTAGAGTGTGTTGATCCATTCCatttcccttgttgattttGTTTTACTTTGCTCTTGCAGGAGTGTTACCCAAGTATTTCAATTCTGAGTGGTCAGTTGCTCAGTTTCGCTTACAAGAGGGTTCTCATTACACAGTTGCCTTTGGCCACGAAAAGAATACAGTCATAATTCTTGGCATGGATGGAAGGTATGATTTTGGAAAATGACAATAGTGTTTTCTTCAAGGTGTTGTTGATAGCTATTCTGTTTATCTTAGTCGTAGCAGATTCTCTTCTGTAAGTTAATCATGTTATTCAGTAGAGTTCCGGACTCCGAAGTACTGAGTTGATGTTCTGGAGAATTCTGAGTTTGTCATTATCGTCTCATACTTATTGTCTGTAAGATAAGATGAAAGATAATGACCTCCAAATTTAATTTACTGAATAATTCAATTATGAAGATAGCGGAAAGCACGGTCTTCCTCGTATAATTTTGTTTGTGTTTCATTTATCAAAGGCTATTTTGACAAATCTCTTATCGTATAACTATGCACCTTTTGTCTGTATGCTTTGTATCTAAAATGCTTGTGTATTGGATCTTTCCGTATTCCAGCAGAAGATGGATGCATGTGGATGATGTTTTAATGAATTTCAGTTGATTTGGTTTATGCAGCTTCTATAGATGCCAATTTGATCCAGTAAATGGAGGGGAGATGACTCAGCTGGAGTATCATAACTTTTTAAAGCCAGAACCAGAAACTGCCTTGTGAGACGGCAATGGAAGAAATGATGCAGCGGTTGGCGTTTCAGCTTTGCTAAGTTAGGGTTATTCTGCAGCAGTATTCACCGCGTAGTGGTAAATAATAGATGTATACTGAATTACGCTGATCCATTACTAACTCAGTTTGACCTCGTTGCTTCCAATGCAATAATGTAATTATATAGTTTtccaatttttaaataatcaatATCGAGAGTTATGGTCAAATGTGCAATATCTTATTATGTGTTGTTGTGTACTAAAGCTGTGGCATTTTGTTAATCGGTACTAATTATTTTCCGGCAATGAAATATGAATTATTGAAACTTGGTTTTGTGAAGGAGTAAATATTCAATTTGGTTTCTTAAACATTAAAGTGCTCTCGATATTGTTTTTTTGTCATGAAAGGTGAGATTCTTAATATAAGTTCAATATTTACATTATTAGTTATATGACACTTTTTTCACTCTCTTAAGTGCTTAGAGGTTTTATGTAAttcttttgaatattttatcgTTTTAACAGTTTCATTTCATGTAGTCCTTTTATGTTAAAGGAAATCAATGTTAAAACAATTAAGGAAACAATATATACTAAGCACTGCAACAGTTCATGTACTAAATAAATGTTTGACGAAAAATGACAAATCATCAACAAAATTCGTAATAGAAAGCGCACAGTTGTCTCCTTTATGTTAGCAAAAGCTTGGGTTTTAGTTATGGATATGAAAATATTAAGCTTGATTTTTAGTTATggatatgaaaatattttttggaaaagaaaaagCAGTTAATCAaggtttaattatttatttgttttttatttatttttatacttataattttttatgtatattttaattatacacACTATTTTAATCACtttctgtttttaaatttttcatccTCTAAAGTTACTACAAAGAGtaaaagattaaaattatatgtgcaaaaattaatttatgatattttaagaTAAGAAATAAAACAAAGAGTATTGTAGTCGTAAGgattaaatgaataattaaaagtaaaataaacattttttgaGTGAAGTGGAAAATAAATGCATTGAGATATCATCTATTATCTTAGAGGACAACTAATTCAAAGCGATTTTCAGCTCAACAGCAGTAGGCCCTAAACAAGAATGCCGACCATATGTGCTTACTTTCCCTATGAACATGGTTGGTTGTTTCTACCACCGTTGAACATCACCGACCAGTAACGTAGTCATCATTACAGTACCAGCATCCTTAATTACTGacaaacaataaatatatgatGAAGTAATGACAAGTGTTCCATCTTAAGTTGGATAAAAATGACAATAGACCAACATAGCAACTAAAAACCACGCTCTTAAAGCATGTGGCAACAAGTTTGATTTCCAGATTTGTTTGTACATAGTAGTATCTCAAGGGATTTCTCCTTGACACCTGACACACCTTATGTTCAACAACACAATAGTTAGTTACTACGCCAAAAATTCGTTTACATGCCTTTGGTGTTCCACCTCCACAGAACTACACCCCAAGTCCTTAGTCAGTTGCCTATCCTTCATCACCCCTCTCACATTCTCAACATCACCCCATCTTCCCATTGCAGCATACATATTGGACAGATGAACATAATAGGTAGAGTTCTCCTGCTCCAATTCAATGAGCTTTTCAGCCGCCAGCAGGCCCAACTCCAAGTCACCCTGAGCTTTAGAACCAAATAACAATGATCCCCACATAGCTTTGGTGGGTCCAAAAGGCATACGCCTCATCAACTCAACAGCCTCATGCAAACGACCAGAACGCGCCAACACGTCAACCATACAAGCATAGTGTTTAACATTAGCACAAAACCCATACCTCCCATCAACCAACAAACCAAAAACCTCTTTACCCTTGTCCACCAAACCCGAGTGACTGCACGCAGATAAAACCGCCAACACAGTCACTTCATCCGCTCTAACA from Phaseolus vulgaris cultivar G19833 chromosome 1, P. vulgaris v2.0, whole genome shotgun sequence carries:
- the LOC137814719 gene encoding autophagy-related protein 18a-like, which translates into the protein MATLSACSSPPWPDPNPTTSPNSDPNPNFLPDQSQTLDFESLMPPQPKSPPQYRSPAASPPGLSPETPPSVLHVAFNQDQACFSAATDNGFRIYNCNPFSEQFRREFDGGGIGHVEMLFRCNIIALVGGGPHPKYSPNKVMIWDDHEGCCIGDLSPRAAVRSVRLRRDRIIVVIEQKILVYNFQDLSLLHQIETYPNPKGLCAVSQLSDSLVLACPGLQKGQIRVEHYAQKKTKFISAHDSRIACFALTLDGQFIATASTKGTLIRIFDTVQGTLLQEVRRGANVAEIYSLAFSSTARWLAVSSDKGTVHVFSLKVNSSIPEQEKPQNSSNSDAAITPSNSSRSFTKFKGVLPKYFNSEWSVAQFRLQEGSHYTVAFGHEKNTVIILGMDGSFYRCQFDPVNGGEMTQLEYHNFLKPEPETAL